From the Sulfuriferula nivalis genome, the window GAAGGTCATGGGCCAGCCAGATTAATGGTATCGCTGGGTTACGCTGGCTGGGATGCAGGGCAGCTGGAAAACGAAATGGCGCAAAATGCATGGTTGTCTGTAGCAGCCGATACACATGTGTTATTTGATTTACCCGCTGAAGAACGTTTGCTTGCGGCAATGCACTTGCTGGGTGTGGATTTCGCCAGTTTATCGGAAGAAGCTGGGCATGCCTGAGTTGAAATCAGGCACATTGCTTGGTTTTGATTTTGGACTTAAACGAGTGGGTGTGGCAGTCGGTACGTGGGAATTGGGATTGGCGCACCCACTGGAAACAATTAGCAGCGAAATAAATACAGCACGCTTTGCCCGAATTGCTGAGCTCATCAGCCAGTGGCGGCCTGTGGCGTTAATAGTGGGGATGCCACAATACGATGATGGTGCACAGCATGAATTTGCACCTACCTGTTTGCGCTTCGCTAATCGATTGCATGGTCGTTTTGGATTGCCTGTGTTTTGGGTCGATGAACGATACAGCTCAGTGGCAGCAAGCAGCGTCTTGAATGAGCAGGGCGTCCGCGGCCGTAAACAAAAGCCGATGTTAGATCAGGTCGCC encodes:
- the ruvX gene encoding Holliday junction resolvase RuvX, whose amino-acid sequence is MPELKSGTLLGFDFGLKRVGVAVGTWELGLAHPLETISSEINTARFARIAELISQWRPVALIVGMPQYDDGAQHEFAPTCLRFANRLHGRFGLPVFWVDERYSSVAASSVLNEQGVRGRKQKPMLDQVAAQQILQQYFDESDSAHELT